A region from the Gallus gallus isolate bGalGal1 chromosome 25, bGalGal1.mat.broiler.GRCg7b, whole genome shotgun sequence genome encodes:
- the ASH1L gene encoding histone-lysine N-methyltransferase ASH1L isoform X1: MDPRNTAMLGLGSDSEGFSGKSPSLVNIGTLVGKGDVDLESCTKEEEDGEKNREGNGVENGKKEALVDAQQQFSVKETNFSEGNLKLKIGLQAKRTKKPPKNLENYVCRPAIKTSIKQPRRPPKSGKMTDEKNEHCPSKQDPSKSYKKAGEVTTVELHVEEGIQVETNPLPKKVSPLHSEMTDYIKSSPPTLISSHNSDLKDRTQINGATTVTEKLAQLIATCPPSKSSKTKQKKPGGGTASGLVKDSGKKLPGTIPASGIVNKDLVKKLPGSGIAVGLVSKDSGKKPLGIGSAAILVNKDSGKKPQGIGPLIGLVNKDSGKRLAGISTPPGLVSKDSGKKQPVTSSVVGLINKDAGRKFPGISTPTGLTNKESAKKPAGISAPAGLINKDAGKKLLGISSPAGLVSKDTGRKMPGTGNATVLPNKDSGRKTPGIGSPVGPVNKDSGRKIVGISSPVGLVSKDSGKKPTGISTPVGLVNKDSGTLKADSLMPASEPFKLPCNSNLSSLESHDTTDLLKENTTSKTFEKHIVRQSKENILEKFSIRKEIADVGKEMFNEGICVPQDGYSASEKGIYETSKHEKQPPVYCTSPDFRTGGASDVSTAKSPFSAVGEGNLPSPSPTVSVTTLNRSLSAASSQLASNTLHLSSTADLLEGISDQIGKTQFSPDSTLLNINRTLNHTLSTDFKGADKDLNESKATYVETSRTSPSIGKKPILAAETSIHATVTPSVVSFTSLFSSKQFLKIGAIAASDKSCQGAKNLSTTQQSKPLKKRKGRKPRWTKVVSRSTCRPPKGLELERSELFKNISYSALSSSNLEQAKFLKNIGSSSFVEHEFVKHQLPKLNEGSGQSLALLTESDKQTQKFYSAHKQPSSLCMSDDFLPDMYKPKRGRPKSKEMPELEGPPKRTLKIPASKVFSVQSKEEQEPPILQPEVEIPSLKQSLSGQAFPKKRGRPKRQMRSSIKMKPPILSVAPFVGTDSSNKIEAESDQHRSGDFYERKDQLRGPEEVQKPNICSMSDLEVDSDRKVAKRNNGQLMKTIIRKINKMKTLKRKKLLNQILSSTVEPNNKGKVQSKLHNTVSTLAATFGSKLGQQINVSKKGTIYIGKRRGRKPKAVLNGILTGNAASLTVLEKSSQQTPGTSFGQVLPHLLPSAANNSEILPSPVCSQSSAVSGGQSPVSSDAGFIEPSSVPYLHIHSRQGSVVQTLAMKKAAKGRRRLSPPTLLPNSPSHLSELTSLKEATPSPVSESHSDETIPSDSGIGTDNNSTSDRAEKFCGQKKKRHSFDHVSLIAPEASTVLSNLKEKHKHKCKRRSHDYLSYDKMKRQKRKRKKKYPQLRGRQDPDFLAELEELISRLSEIRITHRSHHFIPRDLLPTIFRINFNSFYTHPTFPLDPLHYIRKPDLKKKRGRPPKMREAMAEMPFMHSLSFPLSSTGFYPSYGMPYSPSPLAAAPIGLGYYGRYPPTLYPPPPSPSFTTPLPPPSYMHTGHLLLNPTKYHKKKHKLLRQEAFLTTSRTPLLSMSTYPSVPPEMAYGWMLEHKHRHRHKHREHRTSEQPQVSMDTITANSSSRTVLESLKRYRFGKEAVGERYKHKEKHRCHMSCPHLSPSKGLLSRDEQWVRREPSESNSLALGLQTPLQIDCSDSSPGLSLGGFTPSSEPASSDEHTNLFTSAIGSCRVTNSTSTNGRKKVTDSPGLFSAQDSSLNRPLRKEPLPSIEKALQPLSGTLPTQDKPSQRQSESTNCSPSRKRSTSESTSSTVVGVPTRGTRLTAADDSVDSLLQRMAQHEGQAALDKSIEAVIANVSVPPSSSPARNHSRERGLGKQDSLVAPAIPSSSCSDSISLLSDRLPNSYSPHHLKRSVVEAMQRQARKMCSYNKILATKKNLDHVNKILKAKKLQRQSRTGNNFVKRRPGRPRKYPMQAVVSMQAFQAARLVSQELDKREESSSPLHLGPDTITDVIEAVVQSVNLNPDHRKGWKRKRWLSEEQARKRQKPLPEDEQESSKSFSETPPEPPSPQDALGKPPEPENTQQQQPLPALPQREKKAPRPPKKKYQKAGLYSDVYKTADPKSRLIQLKKEKLEYTPGEHEHGLFPAPIHVGKYLRQKRIDFQLPYDILWQWKHNQLYKKPDVPLYKKIRSNVYVDVKPLSGYEATTCNCKKPDDENGKGCMEDCLNRMIFAECSPNTCPCGEQCCNQRIQRHEWVQCLERFRAEEKGWGIRTKEPLKAGQFIIEYLGEVVSEQEFRNRMIEQYHNHSDHYCLNLDSGMVIDSYRMGNEARFINHSCNPNCEMQKWSVNGVYRIGLYALKDMPAGTELTYDYNFHSFNVEKQQLCKCGFEKCRGIIGGKSQRVNGLPNKSNQPVSSHRRTGRSKEKRKSKHKLKKRRGHMPEEPSESVNTPTRLTPQLQMKPMSNRERNFVLKHHVFLVRNWEKIRQKQEEVKQVSDNIHTASLYSRWNGICRDDGNIKSDVFMTQFSALQTARSVRTRRLAAAEENIEVARAARLAQIFKEICDSIIAYKDSSRQALAAPLLNLPPKKKNADYYEKISDPLDLATIEKQILTGYYKTVEAFDGDMLKVFRNAEKYYGRKSPTGRDVCRLRKAYYNARHEASAQIDEIVGETASEADSSETSVCEKENGHEKDEDVIRCICGLYKDEGLMIQCEKCMVWQHCDCMGVNSDVEHYLCEQCEPRSVNREVPMIPRPHYTQPGCVYYICLLRDELLLRQGDCVYLMRDSRRTPDGHPVRQSYRLLSHINREKLDIFRIEKLWKNEKEERFAFGHHYFRPHETHHSPSRKFYHNELFRVPLYEIIPLEAVVGTCCVLDLYTYCKGRPKGVKEQDVYICDYRLDKSAHLFYKIHRNRYPVCTKPYAFDHFPKKLTPKRDFSPHYVPDNYKRNGGRSSWKSDRAKQQIKDLNQEEESLPLMEDVLGNQEQAGSEAPSLEEPEKEAVPNETSETEKKAEEGSADTRQLCSPEERRHIQRERLNQILLNLLEKIPGKNAIDVTYLLEEGSGRKLRRRTLTIPDSSFRK, from the exons GACCCTTCAAAGTCGtacaagaaagctggagaagTTACAACAGTTGAATTACATGTGGAAGAAGGTATACAAGTAGAAACAAATCCCTTACCTAAGAAAGTTTCCCCATTGCACAGTGAAATGACAGATTATATAAAGTCATCTCCTCCGACTCTTATCAGTAGCCATAATTCTGACTTAAAGGATAGAACACAGATTAACGGAGCAACAACTGTAACAGAGAAATTGGCTCAACTTATTGCAACTTGTCCTCCTTCAAAGTcttccaaaacaaagcagaagaagccTGGAGGTGGAACTGCGTCTGGTTTGGTCAAAGACTCTGGGAAGAAGCTGCCAGGAACCATTCCTGCGAGCGGGATAGTCAATAAAGATTTGGTAAAGAAGTTGCCAGGATCCGGTATTGCTGTTGGATTGGTTAGTAAGGACTCAGGGAAGAAGCCATTAGGGATTGGTAGTGCAGCCATATTGGTTAACAAAGACTCTGGGAAGAAGCCACAAGGAATTGGCCCGTTAATAGGATTGGTCAACAAGGACTCTGGAAAGAGGCTGGCAGGGATCAGCACTCCACCTGGGTTAGTTAGCAAGGACTCTGGAAAGAAACAGCCAGTGACCAGCTCTGTAGTTGGATTAATTAACAAAGATGCTGGGAGGAAATTTCCAGGTATCAGCACTCCAACCGGATTGACGAATAAGGAGTCTGCAAAGAAACCAGCGGGGATCAGCGCTCCAGCTGGACTGATTAACAAGGATGCTGGGAAGAAGTTGCTGGGAATAAGTAGTCCTGCAGGATTGGTTAGCAAGGATACTGGGAGGAAAATGCCGGGGACTGGCAATGCCACGGTTTTGCCTAACAAAGACTCTGGCAGGAAGACACCAGGGATTGGCAGCCCAGTGGGACCGGTTAACAAGGACTCTGGGAGGAAGATAGTAGGCATTAGCAGTCCGGTGGGATTGGTTAGCAAGGACTCTGGAAAGAAGCCAACAGGAATCAGCACTCCGGTGGGTTTGGTTAACAAGGACTCTGGAACTCTGAAAGCAGACTCCCTTATGCCTGCCTCAGAGCCCTTTAAGCTTCCTTGCAATTCAAACCTTAGCAGCCTTGAAAGCCACGATACTACGgatttactgaaagaaaatactacCAGCAAAACATTTGAGAAGCATATTGTGAGgcagagcaaagaaaatatcttgGAAAAATTTTCAATTCGGAAAGAAATCGCTGATGTAGGCAAAGAAATGTTTAATGAAGGAATCTGCGTCCCGCAGGATGGTTACTCAGCCAGTGAGAAAGGGATTTATGAAACATCTAAGCATGAAAAACAGCCTCCAGTCTATTGCACTTCACCAGACTTCAGGACAGGAGGTGCTTCAGACGTATCCACAGCCAAGTCCCCATTTAGTGCAGTAGGAGAGGGAAATCTCCCGTCGCCTTCACCCACAGTGTCTGTTACCACCTTAAACAGGAGCCTCTCAGCAGCATCTTCGCAGTTAGCATCTAACACGCTGCATCTGAGTTCCACGGCTGATCTCCTAGAAGGTATTTCAGATCAGATAGGCAAAACTCAGTTCTCTCCCGACAGTACACTTCTAAATATCAACAGAACGTTGAACCATACTCTGAGCACCGATTTTAAAGGTGCTGATAAAGACCTAAATGAGTCAAAAGCTACTTATGTAGAAACTTCAAGAACTAGCCCTTCTATAGGGAAAAAACCCATTTTGGCAGCTGAAACAAGCATTCATGCTACTGTCACCCCTTCGGTAGTGAGTTTTACGAGCTTGTTTAGTAGCAAGCAGTTCCTAAAGATCGGTGCAATAGCTGCATCAGATAAATCCTGCCAAGGAGCAAAAAATCTGAGCACTACTCAGCAATCCAaacctttaaagaaaagaaaaggaaggaagccACGATGGACTAAAGTGGTGTCGAGAAGCACATGCCGGCCTCCAAAGGGTCTAGAGCTAGAAAGGTcagagctttttaaaaacatttcctacAGTGCACTATCCAGCAGTAATTTGGAGCAGGCCAAATTCCTAAAAAACATAGGATCGTCTTCCTTTGTGGAGCACGAATTTGTTAAGCATCAGCTGCCAAAACTGAATGAGGGTAGTGGACAGTCTCTTGCACTGCTAACCGAGTCTGACAAGCAGACTCAGAAGTTCTACAGTGCTCACAAACAACCTTCAAGTTTGTGTATGTCAGATGATTTCTTACCCGACATGTATAAACCTAAAAGAGGAAGACCTAAATCCAAGGAGATGCCAGAGCTTGAAGGTCCCCCGAAAAGAACCCTAAAGATCCCAGCATCGAAAGTATTTTCAGTGCAGtcaaaagaagagcaagaacCTCCCATTTTGCAGCCTGAGGTGGAAATCCCTTCCCTAAAGCAGAGCTTATCGGGACAAGCTTTTCCTAAAAAGAGAGGGAGGCCTAAAAGGCAGATGAGGTCATCGATCAAAATGAAGCCACCGATTCTTTCTGTGGCACCTTTTGTTGGGACAGACAGCTCGAACAAGATAGAGGCTGAAAGCGATCAGCATCGGAGCGGGGATTTTTATGAGAGAAAGGACCAGCTCCGAGGGCCAGAAGAAGTCCAAAAACCGAATATTTGCAGCATGAGTGATTTGGAAGTAGACTCAGACAGAAAAGTCGCCAAGAGAAATAACGGACAGTTAATGAAAACAATTATtcgaaaaataaataaaatgaaaaccttGAAGCGGAAGAAACTTTTGAATCAGATTCTCTCCAGTACGGTGGAACCAAATAACAAAGGGAAAGTGCAATCTAAGCTCCACAACACGGTGTCAACTCTTGCTGCCACTTTTGGTTCCAAATTAGGCCAGCAAATAAACGTCAGCAAGAAAGGAACGATTTATataggaaaaaggagaggaaggaaaccCAAAGCTGTCCTGAACGGTATTTTAACTGGCAATGCTGCCAGTCTGACAGTTCTTGAGAAATCTTCTCAGCAAACTCCCGGGACATCATTTGGCCAAGTACTTCCCCACttgctgccttcagcagctAATAATTCTGAGATCCTCCCATCCCCTGTTTGCTCTCAGTCCTCTGCAGTCAGTGGGGGGCAGAGCCCCGTCAGCAGCGATGCGGGATTCATTGAGCCCAGCTCGGTGCCGTACTTGCACATACACTCCAGGCAAGGAAGCGTTGTTCAGACACTCGCAATGAAGAAAGCTGCTAAGGGAAGGAGGAGATTATCTCCACCCACGTTGTTGCCAAACTCTCCTTCTCACTTGAGTGAGCTGACATCGCTGAAAGAAGCCACTCCTTCCCCCGTGAGCGAATCTCACAGCGATGAGACCATACCCAGCGACAGCGGAATAGGAACAGATAACAACAGCACTTCGGATCGAGCTGAGAAATTCTGTGGGCAGAAGAAGAAGAGGCATTCCTTTGATCACGTTTCCCTTATTGCACCCGAAGCTTCCACGGTTTTAAGTAATctcaaagaaaagcataaaCACAAATGCAAGCGCCGCAGCCACGATTACCTCAGTTACGACAAAATGAAGAGGCAGAAGcgaaaaaggaaaaagaagtatcCTCAGCTTCGAGGTAGGCAGGACCCGGATTTCCTGGCTGAGTTGGAGGAGTTGATCAGTCGATTAAGCGAAATTAGAATAACCCACAGAAGTCACCATTTTATACCCCGAGATCTCCTGCCTACCATTTTCCGGATAAATTTCAATAGTTTCTATACTCACCCTACGTTTCCTTTAGATCCGTTGCACTACATTAGGAAACCTGATTTAAAGAAGAAGAGAGGCAGGCCTCCGAAAATGCGGGAGGCTATGGCAGAAATGCCTTTCATGCATAGCCTCAGCTTTCCTCTCTCCAGCACCGGGTTCTATCCCTCCTACGGCATGCCTTACTCTCCTTCCCCCCTTGCAGCTGCTCCCATAGGCTTAGGTTACTACGGGAGGTACCCTCCGACTCTTTATCCCCCACCACCTTCTCCTTCTTTCACCACCCCGCTGCCACCACCCTCCTACATGCATACAGGCCATTTGCTTCTCAATCCCACCAAATACCACAAGAAAAAGCATAAACTTTTACGCCAGGAGGCTTTCCTCACGACAAGTAGGACTCCGCTCTTGTCCATGAGCACGTACCCCAGCGTTCCACCTGAGATGGCTTATGGCTGGATGCTGGAACACAAGCACAGGCATCGCCACAAACACAGAGAGCATCGTACTTCTGAGCAGCCGCAGGTTTCCATGGACACCATCACGGCTAATAGCTCTTCGAGAACAGTTCTGGAGTCCTTGAAGCGCTACAGATTTGGGAAGGAGGCTGTCGGTGAGAGGTACAAACATAAGGAGAAACACAGATGTCACATGTCTTGTCCCCACCTGTCACCTTCAAAGGGTTTGCTAAGCAGAGACGAACAGTGGGTCCGGAGGGAGCCTTCGGAGTCTAATTCCTTAGCGCTGGGGTTGCAGACGCCGTTACAGATAGACTGCTCAGACAGCTCCCCAGGTCTGTCCCTGGGGGGATTTACTCCCAGCTCCGAGCCGGCCAGCAGTGACGAACACACAAATCTTTTCACAAGTGCAATAGGAAGCTGCAGAGTCACAAACTCTACCAGCACCAATGGACGTAAAAAAGTAACTGACAGCCCTGGACTCTTCAGTGCACAGGACAGCTCGCTAAATCGACCGCTCCGAAAGGAACCATTGCCTTCTATTGAAAAGGCACTGCAGCCACTGTCAG GCACTCTGCCAACACAGGACAAACCTTCCCAGAGGCAGTCAGAGAGCACAAATTGCAGCCCTTCCAGAAAGAGATCAACATCTGAGAGCACATCTTCTACAG TGGTTGGAGTACCGACGCGTGGCACAAGGCTGACAGCTGCTGATGATTCTGTGGACAGCTTACTGCAGCGCATGGCACAGCATGAAGGCCAGGCTGCTCTGGACAAAAGCATAGAAGCAGTCATTGCAAATGTATCCGTTCCACCATCATCCAGTCCTGCTCGAAAccacagcagggagagaggTCTGGGGAAACAGGACAGCCTCGTTGCTCCAGCCATCCcgagcagctcctgcagtgacAGTATCTCGCTTCTGTCAGACAGATTACCCAACAGCTATTCCCCACATCACCTCAAGAGAAGTGTGGTTGAAGCCATGCAGCGACAAGCTAGAAAAATGTGCAGTTATAACAAGATCTTggccacaaaaaaaaatcttgaccACGTCAATAAAATTCTGAAAGCCAAAAAGCTGCAGAGGCAGTCACGGACAGGGAATAATTTTGTGAAGCGCAGGCCAGGTAGGCCCCGGAAATACCCAATGCAGGCTGTGGTGTCCATGCAGGCCTTCCAGGCAGCTCGGCTGGTCAGTCAGGAGTTAGATAAgagggaagaaagcagcagtccTTTACACCTCGGACCTGATACCATCACGGATGTGATTgaggctgtggtgcagagcgTAAACTTGAATCCAGATCACCGAAAAggatggaagagaaagaggtGGCTTTCAGAGGAGCAGGCCAGGAAACGACAAAAACCTCTACCAGAAGATGAACAGGAGAGCAGTAAGAG tttttctgAGACACCACCTGAACCACCCAGTCCGCAGGATGCCCTCGGGAAACCCCCTGAACCTGAGAAcacccaacagcagcagcctttgCCTGCTCTTCCCCAGCGTGAGAAGAAAGCCCCCCGGCCCCCAAAGAAGAAGTACCAGAAGGCAGGGCTCTACTCTGACGTGTACAAAACAGCAGA TCCGAAGAGCCGCCTCATCCAGCTGAAGAAAGAGAAGCTGGAGTACACTCCTGGAGAGCACGAGCACGGACTGTTTCCAGCCCCTATTCATGTCG GAAAGTATCTCAGACAAAAGAGAATTGACTTCCAGCTGCCTTACGACATCCTCTGGCAGTGGAAACACAATCAG ctgTATAAAAAGCCAGATGTCCCCCTTTATAAAAAGATCCGCTCCA ATGTCTACGTGGATGTCAAACCTCTTTCTGGCTACGAAGCCACCACCTGCAACTGCAAGAAACCAGATGATGAGAATGGGAAGGGCTGCATGGAGGATTGCCTTAACAG GATGATCTTTGCTGAGTGTTCACCAAACACCTGCCCTTGTGGTGAGCAGTGTTGTAACCAACGGATCCAGAGGCATGAATGGGTGCAGTGCTTGGAGAGGTTCCGGGCAGAGGAGAAAGGATGGGGGATTCGCACCAAAGAGCCCCTGAAAGCAGGACAGTTCATCATCGAATATCTGGGAGAAGTTGTTAGTGAGCAAGAATTCAG GAACCGGATGATTGAACAGTACCATAACCACAGTGACCATTACTGCCTGAATTTAGACAGTGGAATGGTGATAGACAGTTACCGTATGGGCAACGAGGCTCGTTTTATCAACCACAGCTGTAATCCGAACTGTGAGATGCAGAAATG GTCTGTTAATGGTGTTTACCGGATTGGGTTGTATGCACTTAAAGATATGCCTGCTGGTACTGAACTGACGTACGACTACAACTTCCACTCATTTAATGTTGAGAAGCAG caaCTTTGCAAGTGTGGGTTTGAGAAATGCAGAGGGATAATTGGGGGTAAAAGCCAGCGAGTGAATGGACTTCCAAACAAGAGCAACCAACCTGTGAGCAGCCACAGGAGGACTGGGAGGTcgaaggagaagaggaagtccaagcacaaactgaaaaagagG AGGGGCCACATGCCGGAGGAGCCCAGCGAAAGCGTGAACACCCCGACCAGGCTGACACCACAGCTCCAGATGAAGCCCATGTCCAACAGAGAAAG GAATTTTGTGTTAAAACACCACGTATTTCTGGTACGAAACTGGGAAAAGATTCGACAGAAGCAAGAGGAAGTGAAGCAAGTCAGTGATAACATCCATACGGCGTCGTTGTACAGTCGCTGGAATGGGATCTGTCGGGATGATGGCAACATCAAATCTG atgttttcatgACCCAGTTCTCAGCCCTTCAGACTGCCCGCTCGGTCCGGACGCGGCGTTTGGCTGCAGCCGAAGAGAACATCGAAGTGGCTCGTGCTGCCCGCCTGGCACAGATCTTCAAGGAGATTTGTGACAGCATCATAGCCTACAAAG ATTCCTCCAGGCAGGCTCTTGCAGCTCCCCTCCTGAACCTGCCCCCAAAGAAGAA AAATGCAGACTATTACGAAAAGATCTCTGACCCATTGGACCTTGCCACCATTGAGAAACAGATCTTGACTGGCTATTACAAAACTGTGGAAGCTTTTGATGGGGACATGCTGAAGGTCTTCCGGAATGCAGAG AAATATTATGGCAGGAAGTCTCCAACTGGTCGTGATGTGTGCAGGCTGCGGAAGGCGTATTACAACGCCCGCCATGAGGCATCTGCCCAGATTGATGAGATAGTGGGAGAGACAGCAAGCGAGGCTGACAGCAGCGAGACGTCTGTCTGCGAGAAGGAGAATGGGCACGAGAAGGATGAGGATGTCATCCGCTGCATCTGTGGCCTTTACAAAGATGAAGGACTCATGATCCAGTGTGAAAAGTGCATG GTCTGGCAGCACTGTGACTGCATGGGTGTGAATTCTGACGTCGAGCACTACCTGTGTGAGCAGTGTGAGCCTCGATCCGTGAACAGG gagGTTCCCATGATTCCCCGGCCCCATTACACCCAGCCTGGCTGTGTGTATTACATCTGCTTGCTGCGGGACGAGCTGCTGCTGCGCCAAG GTGATTGTGTTTACCTGATGAGAGACAGCCGCAGAACTCCAGATGGACACCCGGTCCGGCAGTCCTACAGGCTGCTGTCCCACATCAACAGGGAGAAACTCGATATCTTCCGCATTGAAAAGCTCTGGAAAAATGAGAA AGAGGAACGGTTTGCATTTGGTCACCATTATTTCCGTCCACATGAAACACATCATTCCCCTTCTCGAAAGTTTTATCACAATGAGCTGTTCCGGGTGCCATTGTATGAAATTATCCCCTTAGAGGCTGTGGTGGGAACGTGCTGCGTTCTTGACTTGTACACCTACTGCAAAG GGAGGCCGAAAGGTGTGAAGGAGCAGGATGTGTACATCTGTGATTACCGCCTGGATAAATCAGCTCATCTCTTCTATAAGATCCACCGCAATCGCTACCCGGTCTGCACCAAGCCCTACGCCTTCGACCACTTCCCCAAGAAACTCACTCCCAAGAGAGACTTCTCT CCCCATTATGTACCAGACAACTACAAGAGGAATGGAGGCAG GTCATCCTGGAAATCAGATCGCGCGAAGCAACAGATCAAAGACTTGAACCAGGAGGAAGAGTCTCTTCCACTCATGGAGGACGTGTTAGGAAACCAGGAGCAAGCTGGGAGTGAGGCTCCGAGCCTGGAGGAGCCAGAGAAAGAGGCAGTCCCTAATGAGACCTctgagacagagaagaaagcagaagaaggCTCTGCTGACACACGGCAGCTGTGCAGTCCGGAGGAGAGGCGGCACATCCAGAGAGAGAGACTCAATCAAATCCTTCTCAACCTCTTAGAGAAAATCCCAGGGAAAAACG CTATTGATGTCACGTATTTGCTGGAGGAAGGATcaggaagaaaactgaggaGACGCACTCTCACCATCCCGGATAGCAGCTTCAGAAAGTGA